Genomic window (Bacillus pumilus):
TCAGCTGGAGATTCTGCCGCCAGAAATGATTATTCATCGCATTACAGGCGATGGTCCAATTGAATTAATGGTTGGTCCAATGTGGAGTGTAAACAAGTGGGAAGTACTAAATGCCATCAATGCTGAGCTCGAAAGACGTAACAGCTTCCAAGGCAAACGTTTCATCAGATTGGAAGAAGCAGCCAAATGATCTTGAAACGCATGCTCCCTTTTAGTAAAGAACTGTTAGAGCGGGCTTGTCAAAAAGGCGACATCGTCATTGACGCCACGATGGGAAATGGCCACGATACTCTCTATTTAGCTGACCTTGTAGGAAATGATGGACAAGTATTTGCATTCGACGTGCAAGAGGAAGCCTTACAGCAGACGAGCAAAAGGCTTGGTGAGGGATATCCTTACGTTCATCTCATTCACGATGGACATGAACATCTGGCGGATCACCTGCCAAAAGATGTCCAAGGACAGATCTCTGGTGCGGTGTTTAACCTAGGGTACCTGCCCGGAGGCGATAAAGCCGTCACCACTCAGGCTCATACAACCATCGAAGCCATCAAACAGCTCCTCGACTGGCTCAAATCCGGAGGCCTGATCGTCCTTGTGATTTACCATGGCCACCCTGAAGGGAAAAGAGAAAAAGAAGTGCTTCTCGACTATTGCAGATCACTTCCTCATGAACGGGTACAAGTTTTATCATATCAATACATGAACATTCAAAACGACCCGCCATTTGTGGTCGCTATTGAAAAAAAGCTCAAATCCTAATGGATTTGAGCTTTTAGATTGTTGACAAAGTGCTAAAATGACTTTTATTTTAGCACTTTGTCTTCTTTTCAGCGTGATCTGAAAACCTTTGCATTCTAAGAAGGACGAGTACCGGAGCGGAGCGAATTTGACATTCGTGAGCACCGGCGCGCAGAACTGACAAAGAATGCGAGGGTTTGTCTACACGCTGAGCTCAAATCCTAATGGATTTGAGCTTTTTTTATGAAGTTTTCATCCAAGGCATTTTCTGATAGGTCCGGTAAGCTCTTCCGTTAATATAGAAAAAGAACGATGTTTTCCCGCTTGATTTGATCAGCCTTTTT
Coding sequences:
- a CDS encoding tRNA (mnm(5)s(2)U34)-methyltransferase, giving the protein MILKRMLPFSKELLERACQKGDIVIDATMGNGHDTLYLADLVGNDGQVFAFDVQEEALQQTSKRLGEGYPYVHLIHDGHEHLADHLPKDVQGQISGAVFNLGYLPGGDKAVTTQAHTTIEAIKQLLDWLKSGGLIVLVIYHGHPEGKREKEVLLDYCRSLPHERVQVLSYQYMNIQNDPPFVVAIEKKLKS